Proteins encoded in a region of the Bartonella taylorii genome:
- a CDS encoding BID domain-containing T4SS effector, producing MRDNQANYSASHTSEQQKTSKICDTLSFTAPRAKNLRDTFPAKEEIAPYLLRKMSSSEVQEENMSPRNFIYPNNITLKNKYGIRNYRQFQTQCAHDSARAIINLRHEAPPQKLTSAYLLYIHQTLFKNTFEWAGQTRDKPFTFEDGTVACMPKMKKAGIFFASGEKVQEGLRNLDRTLSEKNNLQDLTREEFIEHATEMMIQLNYTHPFREGNGRTQRMFFEKLGQIAGHELEFSLVTKERMNLASIASLKFGDSEAMKYLFDDISNPEKTLILKEFMDHMKTIGLESINHRLIMTAKEGETYTGFYRGSGANGFMVDVNGTFIIGNKNNLSPEQLKTLKVGDALSFTAPRAQDLQQTLIPREKIAPLTRDEIAERVQNSALVQTSIRKIEELCKIVYGDPHILQNKMPKIKIPVTTENIAEGEQFARQVESFPQSMHRLHGINICGIKSGARAHAEENILPLSHAIFNYVHAVRLAENNILENHQLKQKRCEKSVKTPSQAMNNLFSLSKEQQQEFLAQSPELRMQINTYMLQLQERLSPCEQRAIRENNYQELAKTIGTSVNNAKEIAKIFQKGKEIQLNMQPEHFLHRQSKEHAAASWNKSTKEYAQISSQSVMNTKQLIKSIKQEKAPQQSIQRHKTENVKVMTMCL from the coding sequence ATACCCTCTCTTTTACAGCGCCAAGGGCTAAAAACCTGCGAGATACATTTCCTGCAAAAGAAGAAATAGCACCTTACCTCCTCAGAAAAATGTCTTCATCAGAAGTTCAAGAAGAGAATATGTCACCGCGTAATTTTATTTACCCAAATAATATCACGCTGAAAAATAAATATGGAATAAGGAATTACCGCCAATTCCAAACACAGTGTGCTCACGATTCAGCAAGAGCAATCATTAATTTGCGCCATGAAGCACCACCACAAAAGCTAACATCTGCATATCTCCTCTATATTCACCAGACTTTATTTAAAAATACGTTTGAATGGGCAGGACAAACGCGCGACAAACCCTTTACCTTTGAAGATGGCACTGTTGCCTGCATGCCAAAAATGAAAAAAGCAGGCATTTTTTTTGCATCGGGGGAAAAGGTACAGGAAGGTCTTAGAAATTTAGATAGAACACTTAGCGAAAAGAATAATTTACAAGACTTAACCCGCGAAGAGTTCATTGAACATGCAACTGAAATGATGATACAATTAAACTACACCCATCCTTTCAGAGAAGGTAATGGGCGCACACAGCGGATGTTTTTTGAAAAACTTGGTCAAATTGCAGGTCACGAACTAGAATTTTCTCTTGTGACAAAAGAACGCATGAATCTTGCTAGCATTGCGTCACTAAAATTTGGTGATTCAGAAGCGATGAAATATCTGTTTGACGATATCTCCAATCCAGAAAAAACGCTTATTTTAAAGGAATTCATGGACCACATGAAAACTATTGGGCTTGAAAGTATTAATCATCGCCTTATCATGACGGCCAAAGAAGGTGAAACCTATACAGGCTTTTATAGAGGCAGTGGAGCAAATGGTTTCATGGTTGATGTTAATGGTACTTTCATTATAGGGAATAAAAACAATCTCTCACCAGAACAACTCAAAACATTAAAAGTTGGTGATGCCCTCTCTTTTACGGCACCAAGGGCTCAAGACTTACAACAAACACTGATCCCAAGGGAAAAAATAGCACCTCTTACAAGGGATGAAATTGCTGAAAGAGTTCAAAACAGCGCATTAGTCCAAACGAGCATAAGAAAAATCGAAGAATTGTGTAAGATTGTTTATGGTGATCCCCATATTTTGCAAAACAAAATGCCGAAAATTAAAATTCCAGTGACAACTGAAAATATTGCTGAAGGAGAACAGTTTGCACGACAAGTTGAAAGCTTTCCTCAATCTATGCATAGACTTCATGGTATCAATATATGCGGCATAAAAAGTGGCGCACGCGCGCATGCTGAAGAAAATATTTTGCCCTTAAGCCATGCCATTTTTAATTATGTGCATGCTGTAAGACTAGCGGAAAATAATATTCTCGAAAACCACCAGCTAAAGCAAAAACGCTGTGAAAAATCGGTTAAAACGCCTAGTCAAGCGATGAACAATCTCTTTTCTCTATCTAAAGAACAACAGCAAGAATTCTTAGCGCAATCTCCTGAGTTGCGGATGCAAATAAATACTTATATGCTTCAATTACAAGAGCGTCTCTCACCGTGTGAACAAAGAGCTATAAGGGAAAATAATTACCAAGAGCTCGCTAAAACTATTGGCACCTCAGTAAATAATGCAAAGGAAATTGCAAAAATTTTCCAAAAGGGGAAAGAAATACAACTGAATATGCAACCAGAGCATTTTCTTCACCGCCAATCTAAGGAACACGCAGCAGCAAGTTGGAATAAATCTACGAAAGAATATGCTCAAATTTCTAGTCAATCAGTAATGAACACAAAACAATTGATAAAATCCATAAAACAAGAAAAAGCGCCGCAACAAAGTATTCAACGGCATAAAACTGAGAACGTAAAAGTAATGACTATGTGTCTATAA